A stretch of Imperialibacter roseus DNA encodes these proteins:
- a CDS encoding esterase, with the protein MKKQLRNRKAWSFLLVLGLSLGLAPTMSAQFRRNPVVSPEIHTDNKVTFRVYAPKANEITLSGDWMGFGKTEPLVKGDTGLWAVTIGPLEPELYGYNFTVDGVYTLDASNALVKRDGVRNISFFMIKGKGSDLYEPKHGAKGMVSKVWYDSPTLGLTRRMYVYTPPGYENSKDSYPVFYLLHGGGGDEDAWNELGLTPTIMDNLINSGQAKPMIVVMTNGNPDQTAAGIEAPAKLPSQTNEGGMGMANKKFEGSLVKDVIPYIESHYRTKKGKENRALSGLSMGGWQTLNTTFDNPELFDYICVMSMGFVKDSPFGLPANGEGRGKDIDALKKADPKVYWIACGKDDFLYDSVVNLRNTLDEHGFKYKYVESTGGHTWTNWRIYLSQFAPVLFK; encoded by the coding sequence ATGAAGAAACAATTACGCAACAGGAAAGCCTGGAGCTTTCTACTTGTGCTGGGCTTATCTCTTGGCCTTGCTCCTACAATGTCGGCACAGTTTCGCCGCAACCCGGTGGTGTCACCGGAAATCCACACCGACAATAAAGTCACCTTCAGGGTGTACGCACCCAAAGCCAACGAAATTACGCTTTCTGGCGACTGGATGGGTTTTGGCAAAACCGAGCCGTTGGTAAAAGGCGACACCGGCCTTTGGGCAGTTACCATTGGCCCGCTGGAGCCTGAGTTGTATGGTTACAACTTTACCGTCGATGGCGTTTACACCCTCGATGCCTCTAATGCTTTGGTGAAGCGGGACGGTGTGCGCAACATCAGTTTCTTCATGATCAAAGGCAAGGGATCCGACCTGTACGAACCCAAGCACGGTGCCAAGGGTATGGTGTCGAAGGTTTGGTATGACTCGCCAACACTTGGCCTCACCCGCCGCATGTATGTGTATACCCCGCCGGGATACGAAAACAGCAAGGACAGCTATCCCGTGTTTTACCTGCTGCACGGCGGCGGTGGCGATGAAGATGCGTGGAATGAGCTGGGGCTGACGCCCACCATTATGGATAACCTGATCAACTCAGGCCAGGCCAAACCGATGATTGTGGTGATGACCAATGGCAACCCCGACCAAACAGCGGCTGGCATTGAAGCACCGGCCAAACTTCCTTCGCAAACCAACGAAGGTGGCATGGGCATGGCCAACAAGAAATTTGAAGGCAGTCTGGTAAAGGATGTTATCCCTTATATCGAAAGCCACTATCGGACAAAGAAAGGCAAAGAAAACAGGGCGCTGTCTGGCCTTAGTATGGGAGGCTGGCAAACGCTCAATACTACGTTCGACAATCCTGAATTGTTCGACTACATCTGCGTGATGAGCATGGGCTTTGTGAAGGACAGTCCTTTCGGCCTGCCTGCCAATGGAGAAGGCCGTGGTAAGGACATTGATGCACTGAAGAAAGCCGACCCAAAAGTGTACTGGATTGCCTGTGGCAAAGACGATTTTCTTTACGACAGCGTAGTGAACCTCAGGAATACGCTCGATGAGCATGGCTTCAAATACAAATATGTAGAGAGCACTGGCGGCCACACCTGGACCAACTGGCGCATTTACCTGTCGCAGTTTGCGCCGGTGCTGTTTAAGTAG
- a CDS encoding DUF2975 domain-containing protein yields the protein MNKLRIIRIIVKASMGLLILGMVFVTIFFASMKEGVFIEIEQPHWVIKSDQLQEVLRSQLPVPDKPMLLSVETLEMRLPVHLNLRLIVIAMMFMVSGYMLWILWLIATIIHDVMKGTPFNLSSSKRVKLIGTLVVLAPLGEWILNVFFSLWIDNRFHFEGMILETDANLGWPVFILGLLIVVLGVAFEQGQKIQEENELTI from the coding sequence ATGAATAAGCTTCGCATCATTCGCATCATTGTTAAAGCCAGCATGGGCTTGCTGATTTTAGGGATGGTGTTCGTTACCATCTTCTTTGCGTCGATGAAGGAAGGGGTGTTTATCGAGATTGAGCAGCCGCATTGGGTAATCAAATCGGATCAATTGCAGGAAGTGCTGAGGTCGCAGCTGCCTGTTCCGGATAAGCCCATGCTGCTCTCTGTCGAAACGCTGGAAATGAGGCTGCCGGTGCATCTCAATCTACGGTTGATTGTAATCGCAATGATGTTTATGGTGTCGGGCTATATGCTCTGGATACTCTGGCTCATAGCAACAATCATTCATGATGTGATGAAGGGCACACCGTTCAACCTGAGCAGTAGCAAGAGAGTGAAGCTTATCGGTACGCTGGTTGTGCTTGCTCCTTTGGGCGAGTGGATACTCAATGTCTTTTTCTCGCTTTGGATCGATAATCGATTTCATTTCGAAGGAATGATCCTGGAAACAGACGCCAATCTGGGCTGGCCGGTGTTCATACTTGGGCTTCTGATTGTGGTGCTCGGCGTAGCCTTCGAGCAGGGCCAGAAAATACAGGAGGAAAACGAACTGACAATTTAG
- a CDS encoding DUF2975 domain-containing protein, protein MKKLNIAQGVITFLILLLWLGVAVGTVSLVTMKEGRYYEIGEPHLRVQSDELQKSLGETLANSIPESFKIRVDTMKLSQPIDGGLKVLLLSIVYMSVGYLTYVLFVFKSIINDVRRSNSFNRDNIQRVKLLGLLIVIAPFVNWLVAKAMVWWLEYNYLFDGVKVVSDSSFDFTVFLMGLIIMVLGVAFEQGRKIREENELTI, encoded by the coding sequence ATGAAAAAACTCAATATCGCTCAGGGGGTCATCACCTTCCTTATATTGTTGCTGTGGCTGGGCGTGGCTGTAGGTACTGTTTCTCTGGTGACTATGAAGGAAGGCAGGTATTACGAGATAGGCGAACCCCATCTCAGGGTGCAGTCGGATGAATTGCAGAAAAGCCTTGGCGAAACCCTGGCGAACAGCATTCCCGAATCGTTCAAAATCAGGGTAGACACTATGAAATTAAGCCAACCCATTGACGGAGGCTTAAAAGTACTACTACTTTCGATTGTGTACATGTCCGTTGGATACCTGACCTATGTGCTCTTTGTTTTCAAAAGCATTATCAACGACGTGAGAAGAAGCAATTCTTTCAATAGGGACAATATACAAAGAGTGAAATTGCTCGGTTTGCTGATTGTTATTGCCCCATTTGTCAATTGGCTGGTGGCGAAGGCCATGGTGTGGTGGCTTGAATACAATTACCTGTTTGATGGGGTAAAGGTTGTTTCGGACTCATCTTTTGACTTTACCGTGTTTCTAATGGGCCTCATTATCATGGTGTTGGGTGTAGCTTTTGAGCAGGGTAGAAAAATCAGGGAGGAGAATGAACTTACTATCTAA